One Gemmatimonadota bacterium DNA window includes the following coding sequences:
- a CDS encoding sulfatase-like hydrolase/transferase, which yields MRNSQQIPGQRANILIICSDQHHPAMVGYRQYPFVKTPNLDHLACEGTHFTRAYANCAVCGPSRMSFMTGKYVHQIDSWSNGVPLSEEEKQKTWAARLDQNGIESTCIGKIDSAGTVDDHNPGFTHFDEPLHRTAWDPYPREMPFVTRLPGYTRPASRRFLLEAGGGDVAKIDDRQELGFYGHDREVTDKTLAYLREKGQAKSDSPWVLYVGYLYPHWPYRVPQEYFDMYYPDRVLMPHDAQFPNRDIHPAMQEWQASNVFGEVTEDMLRRTIAAYYGMITCMDDMIGEILDELRDQKLYENTYIIYTSDHGESMGEHGLFFKHCSYEGAIGVPLVITGPGIPEGEVNTDTPVSLIDLYPTILDMAGLDPELGLPGASWLPLVRGKPHKRSERVFAEWHGPQLRGAYYMIVRGDYKYTWYEFHPPSLFNVKEDPKEERDLASDIEQADRLRAFEEELRSIVDPKATALRAKRDLGLIAPDGTDMTDSLIPWVGFEDGTLEKVMRADSARHRRKKI from the coding sequence ATGAGGAACTCTCAACAAATACCGGGTCAGCGTGCCAATATTCTGATTATATGCAGCGATCAGCATCATCCAGCAATGGTGGGGTATCGGCAGTACCCATTTGTCAAAACGCCCAATCTGGATCACCTTGCATGCGAAGGCACACACTTTACGAGAGCGTATGCCAATTGTGCGGTGTGCGGTCCCAGTCGCATGAGTTTTATGACGGGGAAGTACGTTCACCAGATTGATAGCTGGTCGAATGGCGTACCTCTGTCCGAAGAAGAGAAACAAAAGACCTGGGCAGCGCGGCTGGATCAAAATGGTATCGAATCGACTTGTATAGGCAAAATCGATTCCGCGGGCACTGTTGACGATCACAATCCGGGATTTACGCACTTTGACGAACCCCTTCACCGAACGGCATGGGATCCCTATCCGAGAGAGATGCCTTTTGTCACGCGCCTTCCGGGATATACGCGTCCAGCCAGTCGGCGATTTTTGCTCGAAGCGGGTGGGGGAGATGTCGCAAAGATTGATGATCGGCAAGAGTTGGGATTCTATGGTCACGACCGCGAGGTGACAGATAAGACGCTGGCGTATTTGCGGGAAAAAGGGCAGGCTAAATCGGATTCGCCCTGGGTGCTGTATGTCGGCTATCTGTATCCCCATTGGCCGTATCGCGTACCTCAGGAATATTTCGATATGTACTATCCCGATCGCGTTTTGATGCCCCACGATGCACAGTTCCCAAATCGCGATATTCATCCCGCGATGCAGGAGTGGCAAGCCTCCAATGTATTTGGGGAAGTGACAGAGGATATGCTGCGCCGGACGATTGCCGCTTATTACGGTATGATCACCTGTATGGATGATATGATCGGCGAGATTCTCGATGAGTTGCGGGACCAGAAGCTCTATGAAAATACATACATCATCTATACATCAGATCATGGAGAATCCATGGGCGAACACGGGCTTTTTTTTAAGCACTGTTCTTATGAAGGAGCTATCGGGGTTCCTCTTGTGATCACAGGACCGGGTATTCCTGAGGGAGAGGTCAATACCGACACGCCCGTTTCTCTAATCGATCTCTATCCCACCATTTTGGACATGGCGGGGTTGGATCCCGAACTTGGTCTGCCTGGCGCAAGCTGGTTGCCACTTGTGAGGGGGAAACCACACAAACGGTCTGAGCGCGTTTTTGCAGAATGGCATGGTCCGCAACTTCGAGGCGCGTATTACATGATTGTGCGGGGGGATTACAAATACACCTGGTATGAATTTCATCCACCCTCGTTATTCAATGTGAAGGAAGACCCGAAGGAAGAGCGCGATCTCGCATCGGATATTGAACAGGCTGACAGGCTCAGGGCATTTGAAGAGGAGTTGCGTTCCATAGTCGATCCGAAGGCGACGGCTCTGCGCGCCAAGCGAGATTTGGGGCTGATTGCGCCAGATGGCACGGATATGACCGATAGTCTTATACCCTGGGTGGGATTTGAAGACGGGACACTTGAGAAAGTTATGCGTGCCGACAGTGCGCGGCATAGGAGAAAAAAGATATGA
- a CDS encoding arylsulfatase, whose translation MAQWCPGSSSERTLCMAEKPNVIVIFTDDQGYGDASCLNPDAKFPTPNLDRLSAEGIAFTNGHCSDTVCTPSRYGLLTGRYSWRTLKKQGVFPAEVPCLITDERMTLASMFGANGYDTAMVGKWHLGMNFPGEVGNRDWSQPVTDMPLDKGFDYFYGIPASLNYGILAWFEGRYARVPPTVYTAKKPNSRHMDYRIMPPYENTPEETLEALGTRGMEVAPDFIDNECLTRFTDKAIAWMRGKEASAKSGTPFFLYLPFTSPHYPVCPREEFWNRGDCGGYGEFMIETDHHVGRVLDYLEQSGLDDNTIVVYTSDNGPENSWRGRIEEFGHHSNGIYRGGKRDIYEGGHRVPFFMRWPKGIQNPGRECDDLVGLVDLMATFAEVVGAELPADAGEDSQSFAKILSDSDTPHERLPLINHGAGGRFAITEGTWKLIMAHKDEPLELYDLANDPGETKNAIGDHPEIVADLTDKITSIVCNGRTTPGENQANDTDYWDDLTWISSEEYRARQLR comes from the coding sequence ATGGCACAGTGGTGCCCTGGTAGCTCTTCAGAAAGGACCCTTTGTATGGCAGAGAAACCCAATGTAATCGTAATTTTTACAGATGATCAGGGATATGGCGACGCGAGTTGCCTGAATCCTGATGCGAAGTTTCCAACGCCAAATCTGGATCGGCTATCAGCAGAAGGAATCGCTTTTACCAATGGGCATTGCTCAGATACGGTTTGCACACCTTCGCGTTATGGATTGCTGACTGGACGCTATTCCTGGCGGACGTTGAAGAAACAGGGCGTTTTTCCCGCCGAAGTGCCGTGTCTGATTACAGACGAACGTATGACGCTGGCTTCAATGTTCGGGGCAAATGGATATGATACGGCAATGGTTGGCAAGTGGCATCTGGGTATGAATTTTCCCGGCGAGGTAGGCAATCGCGATTGGAGTCAGCCTGTTACCGATATGCCGTTGGATAAGGGATTTGATTATTTCTATGGCATACCCGCTTCGCTCAATTATGGAATTCTCGCCTGGTTTGAAGGGCGATATGCCAGAGTACCGCCGACAGTTTATACGGCTAAGAAGCCCAATAGCCGGCATATGGATTATCGCATCATGCCACCGTATGAGAATACGCCAGAAGAAACGCTTGAAGCATTGGGCACAAGGGGGATGGAGGTTGCGCCTGATTTTATTGACAATGAGTGTTTAACGCGGTTTACCGATAAGGCGATTGCGTGGATGCGGGGCAAAGAAGCAAGTGCCAAAAGTGGTACGCCGTTTTTTTTGTACCTGCCGTTTACATCGCCGCACTATCCTGTATGCCCGCGTGAGGAATTTTGGAATCGGGGCGATTGTGGTGGCTATGGTGAGTTTATGATTGAGACAGATCACCATGTAGGGCGCGTGCTGGATTATCTGGAACAGTCGGGATTGGATGACAATACTATTGTTGTATATACCAGTGATAATGGTCCTGAGAATTCGTGGCGTGGACGAATTGAAGAATTTGGTCATCATAGCAATGGGATTTATCGCGGAGGTAAAAGGGATATTTACGAAGGTGGACATCGGGTGCCATTTTTTATGCGGTGGCCCAAAGGCATTCAGAATCCCGGGCGCGAATGTGATGATCTGGTAGGCCTGGTCGATTTGATGGCGACTTTTGCTGAGGTTGTCGGTGCGGAGTTGCCTGCTGATGCGGGCGAAGATAGCCAGAGTTTTGCGAAGATACTCAGTGATTCTGACACACCCCACGAACGATTGCCTTTGATTAACCATGGTGCTGGGGGCCGGTTTGCAATTACAGAAGGCACGTGGAAGCTGATTATGGCGCACAAGGATGAGCCGTTGGAGCTTTACGATCTCGCGAATGATCCCGGCGAGACAAAAAACGCGATTGGCGATCACCCTGAGATTGTAGCAGACCTGACCGATAAAATTACAAGCATTGTGTGCAATGGGCGTACGACTCCTGGTGAGAATCAGGCGAATGATACCGATTACTGGGATGATTTGACATGGATTTCATCTGAGGAGTATCGGGCAAGGCAATTAAGATGA
- a CDS encoding SDR family NAD(P)-dependent oxidoreductase, with protein MKTKDATGQTVIVTGSNRGIGLGWVKHYLNAGDSVVATCRTPAEATDLIALKKEYGNKLLIEQLDMSNEEHFDRLGEALARYNVRIDIAINNAGSGSGKPFGEWDTESFAITFEVHTIGSALFAQMVTPLLNDGAKMVLTSSGVGSITRANRQNEMDAYAIAKAGVNMLARRLSIRLADRNIVVVALTPGAVLTGMNPNGTISVEESVGLMTSTLDKLTMEDSGSFLQNNGTVVPW; from the coding sequence ATGAAAACTAAAGATGCGACAGGACAGACTGTGATTGTAACTGGCTCGAATCGAGGAATCGGGCTTGGGTGGGTGAAGCATTATCTTAATGCAGGTGATTCTGTCGTGGCCACTTGCCGGACACCAGCGGAGGCAACAGATCTAATTGCGCTGAAAAAAGAATACGGAAATAAGCTGTTGATTGAGCAGTTGGATATGTCGAATGAAGAGCATTTCGACCGTTTGGGAGAAGCCTTAGCCCGATACAACGTGCGTATTGACATTGCTATCAATAATGCTGGCTCAGGTAGTGGGAAACCTTTTGGCGAGTGGGATACGGAGAGTTTTGCGATTACTTTCGAGGTGCATACCATTGGTTCTGCTTTATTTGCACAGATGGTTACGCCACTGCTGAACGACGGGGCAAAAATGGTGCTGACCTCATCTGGTGTGGGTAGTATTACGCGCGCCAATCGCCAAAACGAAATGGATGCTTACGCCATTGCCAAGGCAGGAGTCAATATGCTTGCCAGGCGATTGTCAATCAGGCTCGCCGACCGCAATATTGTGGTGGTTGCTCTCACACCGGGGGCTGTACTCACAGGTATGAATCCGAACGGTACGATTTCCGTAGAAGAATCCGTTGGACTGATGACCAGCACGCTGGATAAGCTGACCATGGAGGATAGTGGCAGCTTTCTTCAAAATAATGGCACAGTGGTGCCCTGGTAG
- a CDS encoding choline dehydrogenase: MNYDYIIIGAGSAGCAVAGRLSESGQYRVLLLEAGGPDDRDAIHIPARFPDLFHTDKDWDYETTPQAGFNGRRDYVPRGKMYGGSSSINAMVYQRGHPSNYDQWATMGNDGWAYVDVLPYFKKMQHQTRGGSEYHGTGGPIHVSDPRDPNPLSVAFVEAAQQVGFRLNRDFNDGDQEGFGLYQVTQKGGRRCSAAVGYLHPALERDNFTAIPYAHVTHLEFDGNRCVGVHYMHEGKAHEVEAGREVVLCGGAINSPQLLMLSGIGPPEHLNALGIPVVKALPGVGQNLMEHVQVGMAYACTEEIAQAGKDNPEQAIRYQNERMGLLTSNLGEAGGFVKLSADAFAPELQFHFGPDWFVLHGSQDMEGHGFTILPGLVGTKSVGDLKLRSADPFDAPLIDPQCLVEEADVRVMLEGVKLAREIVRAPAFDRYRGQEFFPGNDVQGDRALIDFIRNYSTTIYHPVGTCKMGKDDMAVVNNRLQVHGIEGLRVADASIMPFIINANTNAPCMMIGEKAADMILGG, translated from the coding sequence AAGCCGGTGGACCGGATGATCGAGATGCGATTCACATTCCTGCGCGATTTCCAGATCTGTTTCATACAGATAAAGATTGGGATTATGAAACCACACCGCAAGCCGGATTTAATGGGCGGCGGGATTATGTGCCACGCGGCAAAATGTATGGCGGTTCAAGTTCTATCAATGCGATGGTCTATCAGCGAGGTCATCCGAGCAATTACGATCAGTGGGCTACGATGGGGAATGACGGCTGGGCGTATGTCGATGTGTTGCCCTATTTCAAGAAGATGCAGCACCAGACGCGGGGAGGCTCTGAATATCATGGGACAGGAGGCCCGATTCATGTATCAGATCCTCGGGATCCAAATCCATTGAGTGTGGCGTTTGTCGAAGCGGCCCAGCAGGTGGGATTTCGTCTGAATCGAGACTTCAATGACGGGGATCAGGAAGGGTTTGGCCTGTACCAGGTTACACAGAAGGGAGGTCGGAGGTGTAGCGCCGCGGTGGGGTATTTGCATCCGGCATTGGAGAGGGACAACTTCACCGCGATTCCATACGCCCACGTTACACACCTTGAATTTGATGGCAACAGGTGTGTCGGTGTTCATTATATGCACGAAGGGAAGGCGCATGAGGTTGAGGCTGGTAGAGAAGTGGTACTTTGTGGCGGGGCAATCAATTCACCTCAGTTGCTGATGCTGTCGGGCATTGGTCCGCCAGAACATCTCAATGCGCTGGGTATTCCGGTTGTTAAGGCATTGCCTGGTGTGGGACAAAATTTGATGGAGCACGTTCAGGTTGGGATGGCGTATGCCTGTACTGAGGAGATTGCGCAGGCGGGCAAAGATAATCCTGAGCAAGCGATCAGATATCAGAATGAAAGAATGGGATTGCTCACTTCCAATTTGGGGGAAGCGGGCGGGTTTGTGAAATTGTCTGCCGATGCGTTCGCACCAGAATTGCAATTTCATTTTGGACCTGATTGGTTTGTTTTGCACGGGTCTCAAGATATGGAAGGGCATGGATTCACAATTCTACCGGGGCTGGTGGGCACAAAAAGTGTAGGAGACCTTAAGCTGCGTTCGGCAGATCCGTTTGATGCACCATTGATTGATCCTCAATGCCTGGTTGAGGAGGCCGATGTGCGCGTGATGCTGGAAGGTGTTAAACTGGCGCGGGAAATTGTACGGGCACCAGCTTTTGACCGATATCGCGGACAAGAGTTTTTCCCGGGGAATGACGTGCAGGGTGATCGTGCGCTGATTGACTTTATTCGCAATTATTCAACGACTATTTATCATCCGGTGGGTACGTGTAAGATGGGCAAAGATGATATGGCTGTGGTGAACAATCGACTTCAGGTACACGGAATTGAGGGCTTGCGCGTAGCTGATGCTTCGATTATGCCATTCATTATCAATGCAAATACCAATGCGCCGTGCATGATGATTGGGGAGAAAGCCGCAGATATGATTCTGGGTGGCTAA